In one window of Paenarthrobacter nicotinovorans DNA:
- a CDS encoding MoaF C-terminal domain-containing protein, producing the protein MSLNLLDTSNWLPLDGLAPGFDANKAPAVQDLAGQQFSVRGDGGPMTFSFDDEEVQWAAAGHAGTAAYEAFVVAEELYYCQWQSVLEPELAVSLVLDLARGRALYIGAALGRATASSVAVHHDFRPGTLDGYSATGEAISESTALIGRRVEWVYSESHAYEHIYLSPTWYTWQCLAGPERGLADTDSNTVLQVRPGIFVFTWREKVIPCGSVTVADHRDPRAIRSHGSLFGWNEEGTEPVHFTFGAHGRLISITHHTPELNPAIAG; encoded by the coding sequence ATGAGCCTGAATCTTCTTGACACCTCCAACTGGCTGCCGCTGGACGGACTGGCCCCCGGCTTCGACGCCAACAAGGCCCCCGCCGTACAGGACCTGGCCGGGCAACAATTCTCCGTCCGCGGCGACGGAGGACCCATGACCTTCAGCTTCGACGACGAAGAAGTGCAATGGGCTGCCGCCGGCCACGCAGGAACAGCCGCCTACGAAGCCTTCGTTGTAGCCGAGGAGCTGTATTACTGCCAATGGCAGAGCGTCCTGGAACCGGAACTCGCCGTATCCCTGGTCCTTGATCTTGCGCGGGGCCGGGCGCTCTACATCGGCGCCGCGCTCGGCAGGGCCACCGCCTCCAGTGTCGCCGTGCACCACGACTTCCGCCCCGGAACACTGGACGGTTATTCCGCCACGGGCGAGGCCATCTCGGAAAGCACGGCACTCATCGGCCGGCGCGTCGAATGGGTCTACAGCGAATCACACGCCTACGAACACATCTACCTCAGCCCCACCTGGTACACCTGGCAATGCCTCGCCGGTCCGGAGCGCGGATTGGCAGACACCGACTCCAACACCGTTCTCCAGGTCCGCCCCGGAATCTTCGTCTTCACCTGGCGGGAGAAGGTCATCCCGTGCGGCTCGGTCACAGTGGCCGACCACCGCGATCCCCGCGCCATCCGCTCCCACGGCAGCCTCTTCGGCTGGAACGAGGAAGGCACGGAACCCGTGCATTTCACGTTCGGCGCACACGGCCGCTTGATCAGCATCACCCACCACACCCCGGAACTGAATCCGGCCATAGCGGGCTAG
- a CDS encoding APC family permease gives MSVDNPVMGTTARTVESKRRLGVPAVTFMIIAASAPLTVLAGGVTTTFAVTGVTGVPLSFLVLGGILALFAVGYAAMSRYVTNAGAFYAYIAQGISRPAGVGASLVALMAYNLMQVGIYGLFGFTVSSLLSARLGIIVPWWIPVLVCIAIVGWLGVNRVDLSAKVLGVLVALEFLVVIVYDVISLAVAPEGVSAATFSPETLFVPGIGAVLSFGIAAFMGFESAAIYGEESKDPRRTVARATFAAVGIIAVFYAVSAWAMTMGAGPSAVIATATENGPDMIFAFLGANGGVLLSDIAQLLFVTSLFAALVSFHNAVARYFFSLGRERVLPSALAKVRAGSGAPYAGSLAQTVIAVVVTLAFAIAGSGSELGELYPVLTMFTWLTNSGAMGLVLLMTVVSVAVIGFFRRQQHGASLWVRVVAPALGFVLLAVVFVLILANFNVLLGQTESTAATFVLPLLVLLPGVVGVVWGLRLRRSQPALYARIGHGSED, from the coding sequence ATGAGCGTGGATAACCCCGTTATGGGCACGACCGCCCGAACGGTCGAAAGCAAGAGACGGCTTGGCGTACCGGCAGTGACCTTCATGATTATCGCGGCCTCTGCGCCGTTGACCGTCCTCGCGGGCGGAGTGACCACGACTTTCGCTGTGACCGGCGTGACGGGTGTTCCATTGTCCTTCCTGGTCCTGGGCGGAATCCTGGCGCTCTTCGCGGTGGGCTATGCGGCCATGAGCCGCTATGTCACCAACGCGGGCGCCTTCTACGCCTACATAGCACAAGGCATTTCGCGGCCTGCGGGCGTGGGCGCGTCACTGGTTGCCCTCATGGCCTACAACCTGATGCAGGTAGGCATCTACGGACTGTTCGGCTTCACGGTTTCTTCGCTGCTTTCCGCGCGACTGGGCATCATTGTCCCATGGTGGATCCCGGTGCTGGTCTGCATCGCCATCGTCGGCTGGCTGGGTGTCAACAGGGTTGACCTCTCCGCCAAGGTACTCGGCGTCCTGGTGGCCCTCGAATTCCTGGTGGTCATCGTTTACGACGTCATCAGCCTCGCCGTGGCCCCGGAAGGTGTCAGCGCTGCCACCTTCAGCCCGGAGACGCTGTTTGTGCCCGGGATCGGAGCCGTCCTGTCTTTCGGCATTGCGGCGTTCATGGGCTTCGAATCCGCCGCCATCTACGGTGAGGAGTCAAAGGATCCCCGGCGTACTGTTGCGAGGGCAACGTTCGCAGCTGTGGGAATCATCGCCGTCTTCTACGCGGTATCGGCCTGGGCCATGACCATGGGGGCCGGCCCCTCCGCCGTCATTGCGACGGCCACAGAGAATGGTCCGGACATGATCTTTGCGTTCCTGGGTGCCAACGGAGGCGTGCTGCTCAGCGACATCGCCCAGCTCCTCTTCGTCACCAGCCTCTTCGCAGCACTTGTCAGCTTCCACAACGCCGTAGCGCGGTACTTCTTCTCCCTCGGCCGCGAGCGCGTCCTGCCTTCGGCGCTGGCCAAGGTCCGGGCCGGCAGCGGGGCGCCGTACGCCGGTTCGCTGGCGCAGACGGTGATCGCCGTCGTCGTGACCCTGGCGTTCGCCATCGCAGGATCCGGTTCCGAACTCGGCGAACTGTACCCCGTGCTGACCATGTTCACGTGGCTGACCAACAGCGGGGCCATGGGGCTGGTGCTGCTGATGACCGTGGTGTCGGTTGCCGTGATCGGCTTCTTCCGCCGGCAGCAGCACGGCGCGAGCCTGTGGGTCAGGGTCGTTGCGCCGGCACTGGGCTTCGTATTGCTCGCAGTGGTTTTCGTGCTCATCCTGGCCAACTTCAACGTCTTGCTGGGACAGACGGAGTCGACGGCTGCCACGTTCGTCCTGCCGCTGTTGGTCCTGCTTCCAGGAGTCGTGGGCGTGGTGTGGGGCCTGCGCCTGCGGCGCTCGCAGCCTGCGCTGTACGCCCGGATCGGGCATGGCTCGGAGGACTGA